Genomic window (Streptomyces liliiviolaceus):
TGGGCAAGGACCGGCCCTCGCACATCCTCGTCCCGGCCATCCACCGCAACCGCGGCGAGATCCGCGAGATCTTCGCGCGCGAGATGAGCGAGTGGGGCCGCCCGGCGCCCGAGGGCCTGACCGACACGCCCGCCGAACTGGCCGACGCGGCCCGGCTGCACCTGCGAGAGAAGTTCCTGCGGGCCAAGGTCGGCGTCTCCGGCGCCAACTTCATGGTCGCCGAGACCGGCACCCTGGTCGTGGTGGAGTCCGAGGGCAACGGCCGGATGTGCCTGACCCTGCCCGAGACGCTGATCTCGGTCGTCGGCATCGAGAAGATCGTGCCGACCTGGCAGGACCTGGAGGTCTTCCTCCAGACCCTCCCCCGCTCCTCGACGGCCGAGCGCATGAACCCGTACACCTCGACATGGACGGGCACCACGGACGAGGACGGGCCGCGGGACTTCCATCTCGTCCTCATCGACAACGGGCGCACCGACACGCTGGCCGACGAGGTGGGACGCCAGGCGCTGCGCTGCATCCGCTGCTCGGCGTGTCTCAATGTCTGCCCGGTGTACGAGCGGGCGGGCGGCCACGCGTACGGCTCGGTCTACCCGGGCCCCATCGGCGCGATCCTCAGCCCCCAACTGCGGGGCACCGGGAGCGAGATCGACGCCTCGCTCCCGTACGCGTCCTCGCTCTGCGGCGCCTGCTACGACGTGTGCCCGGTCGCGATCGACATCCCGGAGGTGCTGGTGCATCTGCGGGAACGGGTCGTGCAGGGCGGTGCCGTGACCCGCGAGGGCGCCAAGGTCGTCGTGAAGCCCGCGAAGGGGCACGCCGCCGAGCGGGCGGCGATGCGCGCCGCGCGGTGGGCGTTCAGCCGTCCGGGCGCGCTGCGCGCCGGCCAGCGGGTGGCGTCCCGCACCCGCCGCTTCCATCCGCGGACGCTGCCCGGACCCGGCAAGGCGTGGAGCGGGACCCGGGCGCTGCCGCCGGTTCCGGCGGAGCCGTTCCGCGACTGGTGGCAGCGGACCGGGGGCGGCAAGCTGCCCCAGGGCGGAAAGGACACCTCGAAGTGAGCAGCAGGGATCTGATCCTGGCCCGGGTGCGGCGCGCGCTGGCCGATGTGCCGCGCGACGACACGCCGTACGACCAGGCCTTCGCGCGCCCGTATCTGCGCGAGCACGGGCACCGGAGTGTCGCGGAGACGGTGGATCTGCTGGCGGAGAACCTGGCGGACTACCGGGCGCTCGTGCACCGCTGCACGGCCGGCGAGCTGGCGGCGACGATCGCCCGGCTGCTGGCCGAGCGGGGTTCGGCGGCGGTCTGCGTACCGACGGGCCTGGATCCGGCGTG
Coding sequences:
- a CDS encoding LutB/LldF family L-lactate oxidation iron-sulfur protein — protein: MPAFPKAAHEAVHNQTLRGNLRHATHTIRAKRANAVAEVSDWAELREAGKQIKDHTLRHLDRYLVQLEESVTAAGGTVHWAADADEANRIVTYLVKATGESEVVKVKSMATQEIGLNEALEAEGINAYETDLAELIVQLGKDRPSHILVPAIHRNRGEIREIFAREMSEWGRPAPEGLTDTPAELADAARLHLREKFLRAKVGVSGANFMVAETGTLVVVESEGNGRMCLTLPETLISVVGIEKIVPTWQDLEVFLQTLPRSSTAERMNPYTSTWTGTTDEDGPRDFHLVLIDNGRTDTLADEVGRQALRCIRCSACLNVCPVYERAGGHAYGSVYPGPIGAILSPQLRGTGSEIDASLPYASSLCGACYDVCPVAIDIPEVLVHLRERVVQGGAVTREGAKVVVKPAKGHAAERAAMRAARWAFSRPGALRAGQRVASRTRRFHPRTLPGPGKAWSGTRALPPVPAEPFRDWWQRTGGGKLPQGGKDTSK